The DNA segment CGGCATCGACGCCGGGACGTTGAAAGTCGGCGCCGCGGCGGACATCTGCATTTTCGATCCCGAGGCGAGTTATCGCATCACGCGCGAATCACTCAAGAGCCAGGGCAAGAACACGCCCTTCCTCGGCCAGGAACTGCAAGGCCGCGTGCGCTACACCCTGATTGACGGACACCTTGCTTATGATGGAAGCTGGGCATAGGAATGGAATGATCAATACTCGTCTCGGTTTGGCCCGGCCTGAGGGGCGCCCCTTTATCCCTTCCATCTCTGTCCGGATGATTATCAATAAGCGGACAAAGCCGTCCGACCAATAGCTGTTTGACATAACAGGTAACAATGAACAGACACATTGCTGCTCTGCTTTTGGCGTCGGCGGCCGCTTTCAGCAGCACTGTCCTGGCGACACCGTTGAATGACATTCGCGACGCACCGGTATCCAAGCTCGAGTTCGGTAGTTTCAGACTGGAGGTTGCTCTGGCCGGAATCAAGGATTGGCCCTTCCCAATCGAAGATGCCAGCGTTTCCTACAAAATTGATCCGGACCAAATCGAAATAGTTGTCGCCATACGGAAAGTCCGCGCCGAGTCATTTCGCACTGCCTGTGCCCAAACGGTCGAGCGAATCCGTAAGCTTCTGTATGTGAATGCTAATGGGGTTGCGCCTATGGGACGGTCTTACTTGGGCTCCTACTTCCGTGGTCCGTGGCGTGGTGATGCACGTGAGGCCGTTTTTCGTGCGCTGGATGCGAATACGCTAATACGGGTGGACGTCATTCAGAGCGGGAGTTGCCAAGCCGCGCTTATAAAGGCTCCTGTCACGTTTGAAGCGACATCCCCGCGCTGATTGCCAAATCACGTGAGAACTTATGCCCAACAAACACCGTTACGATTAGGAGTCAATATCATGCCAGAACAAATCCATGGCCACGAAGTCATGCACATGATGATGGAGGAGGGCCGGGTTTATACCAAGGCCGCACTGCGCGCTGTCACCGTCGAGCGTTTTGGCGCGGAAGCCAGGTTCTTCACCTGCTCCGTCGCAAACATGAAGACAGAGGAATTGATTGGGTTTCTGGAGTGCCGCAGCAAATTCATCGATAAGGGTGAAGGGTTCAGAACCGAACTGGACAGGATATGTCAGCACTGAAGAGTAGGCACTTACAAGGGGCCTGAGTTCGGCATAACGCTACGCGGGCAAACCAATCTGCGATCAACAAAAAGGCAGCCGTGGCTGCCTTTTTGCTGGGTGCTGCAAAAGCACTCAATGCCCGCGTTTGCGCAGTTTCTGGATCGCGGCGAGTTGCGCCGCCATCATCGCAAACTCGGACTGGGCGCGGGCCAGATCGAGGTCGCTGCCGGCGTTCTTCATCGCCTCTTCGGCCTTCTGCTTGGCTTCGAGCGCCTTTGCTTCGTCGAGATCCTTGCCGCGAATCGCGGTGTCGGCGAGCACGGTCACCAAGCCCGGCTGCACTTCAAGCAGGCCGCCGGCAACGAAGATCAATTCTTCGTGATCGGATTGCGGCGGCTTGATGCGCACGGCGCCGGGACGGATGCGCGTCATCAGCGGCATGTGGCCGGGCAGGATGCCCAGCTCGCCAGCTTCGCCGGGCAGAACCACGAATTCGGCCAAGCCGGAGAAGATGGACTCTTCCGCGCTGACGACGTCTACATGAATAGTCATTGCCATATGTTAACTCCGTTAGGGGTGAGGAGTGAGGAGTTAAAGTCACCGGCCGACTGCGTCGGCCGCAAATGCTGACTCAGCGCTCCCATCTCTTCTCTCCTCACTGCAATG comes from the Georgfuchsia toluolica genome and includes:
- a CDS encoding YecH family metal-binding protein; translated protein: MPEQIHGHEVMHMMMEEGRVYTKAALRAVTVERFGAEARFFTCSVANMKTEELIGFLECRSKFIDKGEGFRTELDRICQH
- a CDS encoding F0F1 ATP synthase subunit epsilon, with the protein product MAMTIHVDVVSAEESIFSGLAEFVVLPGEAGELGILPGHMPLMTRIRPGAVRIKPPQSDHEELIFVAGGLLEVQPGLVTVLADTAIRGKDLDEAKALEAKQKAEEAMKNAGSDLDLARAQSEFAMMAAQLAAIQKLRKRGH